Proteins from a single region of Nocardiopsis dassonvillei subsp. dassonvillei DSM 43111:
- the uvrC gene encoding excinuclease ABC subunit UvrC has translation MAATPHLRPAPGSIPTDPGVYRFRDSSGRVIYVGKAKNLRSRLSSYFRDFAGLHPRTQQMVSTAADVDWTIVGTEVEALQLEYSWIKQYDPRFNVKYRDDKSYPYLAVTLQEEFPRVQVMRGAKRRGVRYFGPYSHAWAIRETVDLLLRVFPVRTCSPGVFRGARNSGRPCLLGYIGKCVAPCVGKASPEDHRALAEDFCSFLAGDTGRFLRELEGRMREAAGEMEYERAARIRDDIEALRAALEKQAVVLPDSTDCDVIAVADDQLEAAVQIFHVRGGRIRGQRGYVVDKVADDGPGELIATFLGQIYGPTRGDDESGGTGTAVPREVLVSHEPADPEAMAAWLSEHRGSSVDLRVPQRGDKKSLMETVAKNAAESLARHKTHRAGDLSTRGRALQEIQEALELPEAPLRIECFDISNLQGEHVVASMVVFEDGLARKSEYRRFSVRGSGEGGREQHDVAAMYEVVHRRFRRYLEESARSGEVARMGETGDHGGHQSDDEPSPGKFAYPPNLVVVDGARPQAEAARRALDELGIEDVAVCGLAKRLEEVWLPGDEDPVILPRAGEGLYLLQRVRDEAHRFAIQYHRHKRAKALTGSSLDELPGLGPSRRTALIKAFGSVRRLASATAEEIAAVPGIGPKLAEAVHAHLSGGPATTEGRGDGAPAQHITDGGGDA, from the coding sequence ATGGCTGCGACTCCTCACCTGCGCCCCGCGCCCGGTTCCATCCCCACCGACCCGGGCGTGTACCGGTTCCGGGACTCCTCCGGACGCGTGATCTACGTGGGCAAGGCCAAGAACCTGCGGTCCCGCCTCTCCTCCTACTTCCGCGACTTCGCCGGACTGCACCCGCGCACGCAGCAGATGGTCTCCACCGCGGCCGACGTCGACTGGACGATCGTGGGCACCGAGGTGGAGGCCCTCCAGCTGGAGTACTCCTGGATCAAGCAGTACGACCCCCGGTTCAACGTCAAGTACCGCGACGACAAGAGCTACCCCTACCTGGCGGTCACCCTCCAAGAGGAGTTCCCCCGGGTGCAGGTCATGCGCGGCGCCAAGCGCAGGGGGGTGCGCTACTTCGGCCCCTACTCCCACGCCTGGGCCATCCGCGAGACCGTGGACCTGCTGCTGCGGGTCTTCCCCGTGCGCACCTGCTCCCCGGGGGTCTTCCGCGGCGCCCGCAACAGCGGCCGCCCCTGCCTGCTCGGCTACATCGGCAAGTGCGTGGCCCCCTGCGTGGGCAAGGCCTCGCCCGAGGACCACCGGGCCCTGGCCGAGGACTTCTGCTCCTTCCTGGCGGGCGACACCGGCCGGTTCCTGCGCGAGCTGGAGGGGCGGATGCGCGAGGCCGCCGGGGAGATGGAGTACGAGCGGGCCGCCCGCATCCGCGACGACATCGAGGCCCTGCGCGCCGCCCTGGAGAAGCAGGCCGTCGTCCTGCCCGACTCCACCGACTGCGACGTCATCGCCGTGGCCGACGACCAGTTGGAGGCGGCCGTGCAGATCTTCCACGTGCGCGGCGGGCGCATCCGCGGACAGCGCGGCTACGTGGTGGACAAGGTGGCCGACGACGGCCCCGGCGAGCTGATCGCGACCTTCCTCGGCCAGATCTACGGTCCCACCCGGGGCGACGACGAGAGCGGGGGCACCGGCACCGCCGTACCCCGCGAGGTCCTGGTCTCCCATGAGCCCGCCGACCCCGAGGCCATGGCCGCCTGGCTGTCGGAGCACCGCGGCTCCTCGGTGGACCTGCGGGTGCCGCAGCGGGGCGACAAGAAGTCCCTCATGGAGACCGTCGCCAAGAACGCGGCCGAATCGCTGGCCCGGCACAAGACCCACCGGGCCGGGGACCTGAGCACCCGCGGCCGCGCCCTCCAGGAGATCCAGGAGGCCCTGGAGCTGCCCGAGGCGCCGCTGCGCATCGAGTGCTTCGACATCTCCAACCTCCAGGGCGAGCACGTGGTGGCGTCCATGGTCGTCTTCGAGGACGGCCTGGCCCGCAAGTCCGAGTACCGCCGCTTCTCCGTCCGCGGCAGCGGCGAGGGCGGCCGGGAACAGCACGACGTCGCGGCCATGTACGAGGTCGTCCACCGGCGCTTCCGGCGCTACCTGGAGGAGAGCGCCCGCAGCGGCGAGGTCGCCCGCATGGGGGAGACCGGCGACCACGGTGGTCACCAAAGCGACGACGAGCCGTCACCCGGGAAGTTCGCCTATCCGCCTAACCTGGTGGTGGTGGACGGCGCCCGGCCCCAGGCCGAGGCGGCGCGCCGCGCCCTGGACGAACTCGGGATCGAGGACGTCGCCGTGTGCGGTCTGGCCAAGCGCCTGGAGGAGGTGTGGTTGCCCGGCGACGAGGACCCGGTGATCCTGCCCCGCGCGGGCGAGGGGCTCTACCTGCTCCAGCGGGTGCGCGACGAGGCCCACCGCTTCGCCATCCAGTACCACAGGCACAAGCGCGCCAAGGCGCTGACCGGCAGCAGCCTGGACGAGCTGCCCGGTCTGGGGCCGTCCCGCAGGACGGCCCTGATCAAGGCGTTCGGCTCGGTGCGCAGGCTCGCCTCGGCCACGGCCGAGGAGATCGCGGCGGTGCCCGGGATCGGCCCCAAGCTGGCCGAGGCCGTGCACGCACACCTGTCCGGCGGCCCCGCCACGACGGAGGGGCGGGGCGACGGGGCACCAGCACAGCACATCACTGACGGGGGAGGAGACGCATGA
- a CDS encoding mechanosensitive ion channel family protein: MSLPQWITVGVTVMVAVLLVFAVRWVLKHKLGKAWRVSQHVVHRTTYTSYGAAAVVGANLSLPSPANVDWGTYQAIDHAMSILMIATLTGLGVSLAYAVTDMVLARLSVANGDADRKARRIQTQVRLLRRVITSIIVVLAVAAILFTFDEVRALGAGLLASAGIIGIVAGVAAQSTLANLFAGLQLAFSDALRIGDVVVVEGEWGRVEELSLVNVTIKIWDERRLVVPVANFTTTSFENWTKQGTAITAKVVFPLDWEVPIEEMREETGRLITRSEHWDGRSWSCQVVDIAPSGEVLVRVVATAADTGHQWDIACEIREHLIGWLVENYPESLPRHRAQFLASEDADEAAYAAQFPTSAFRRHEPNGVSGPPGGDPGEA, translated from the coding sequence GTGAGCCTGCCCCAATGGATCACGGTCGGCGTCACCGTCATGGTCGCGGTGCTGCTGGTCTTCGCCGTGCGCTGGGTGCTCAAGCACAAGCTGGGCAAAGCCTGGCGGGTGTCCCAGCACGTGGTCCACCGCACGACCTACACCAGTTACGGCGCTGCCGCGGTGGTCGGCGCGAACCTGTCGCTGCCCAGCCCCGCCAACGTGGACTGGGGCACGTACCAGGCCATCGACCACGCGATGAGCATCCTCATGATCGCGACGCTGACGGGCCTGGGCGTCAGCCTGGCCTACGCGGTCACGGACATGGTGCTGGCCCGGCTGTCGGTCGCCAACGGCGACGCCGACCGCAAGGCGCGGCGCATCCAGACCCAGGTGCGGCTGCTGCGCCGGGTGATCACCTCGATCATCGTGGTGCTGGCGGTCGCCGCCATCCTGTTCACCTTCGACGAGGTCCGCGCGCTCGGCGCCGGGCTGCTGGCCTCCGCCGGCATCATCGGCATCGTGGCCGGTGTGGCGGCCCAGTCCACACTGGCCAACCTGTTCGCCGGACTCCAGCTGGCCTTCAGCGACGCCCTGCGCATCGGCGACGTGGTCGTGGTCGAGGGCGAGTGGGGCCGGGTCGAGGAGCTGAGCCTGGTCAACGTCACCATCAAGATCTGGGACGAGCGCCGCCTGGTGGTCCCGGTCGCCAACTTCACCACGACCAGCTTCGAGAACTGGACCAAGCAGGGCACGGCGATCACCGCCAAGGTGGTGTTCCCGCTGGACTGGGAGGTGCCGATCGAGGAGATGCGCGAGGAGACCGGGCGCCTGATCACCCGCAGCGAGCACTGGGACGGGCGCAGCTGGTCCTGCCAGGTCGTGGACATCGCCCCGAGCGGCGAGGTGCTGGTGCGGGTGGTGGCCACCGCCGCCGACACCGGGCACCAGTGGGACATCGCCTGCGAGATCCGCGAGCACCTCATCGGCTGGCTGGTCGAGAACTACCCCGAGTCCCTGCCGCGCCACCGCGCCCAGTTCCTGGCCTCCGAGGACGCGGACGAGGCCGCCTACGCCGCCCAGTTCCCCACCTCGGCGTTCCGGCGCCACGAGCCCAACGGCGTCAGCGGCCCGCCCGGGGGCGACCCCGGCGAGGCCTGA
- a CDS encoding Rieske (2Fe-2S) protein: protein MSRRRLLGTAGTAAAVTAVSACGGQEPKPQEVRYGQVVGQTTDVPEGAGAVFSNSKLVVTQPEAGRYRAFGASCTHAGCTVQEVDEVIRCLCHGSEFDISTGEALTGPAQEPLEPFEVTVEGTDIILQGPSS, encoded by the coding sequence ATGAGCAGGCGCCGACTGCTCGGGACGGCGGGTACGGCCGCGGCCGTCACGGCCGTGAGCGCCTGCGGCGGACAGGAGCCCAAGCCGCAGGAGGTCCGGTACGGCCAGGTGGTCGGCCAGACCACCGACGTCCCCGAGGGCGCGGGAGCGGTCTTCAGCAACAGCAAACTGGTCGTGACCCAGCCCGAGGCGGGCCGGTACCGGGCCTTCGGCGCCTCGTGCACGCACGCGGGCTGCACCGTCCAGGAGGTGGACGAGGTCATCCGGTGCCTGTGCCACGGCAGCGAGTTCGACATCTCCACCGGGGAGGCGCTGACGGGCCCGGCCCAGGAGCCGCTGGAGCCGTTCGAGGTCACCGTCGAGGGCACCGACATCATCCTCCAGGGCCCCTCCTCCTGA
- a CDS encoding RDD family protein — protein sequence MNVPPRPDRGGPTPPETQRLPSRPGHGEPAGAHDGLHGDARSGAPDAAPGAEPVERLYPLAAWRTRAYARGIDLLLVALPALLLALVLSLAWVGVQAVGSGDTTGIGDRYPLFLSVTFFLLYAGYETLALSRWQQTLGKRRVGLRVAPQAGNGSLGALPLAALTVRAALLALPFLLLFLFFSAVWFWWFLVAVTALLTGGMAAWNRPNRQGLHDRIAGTVVLDVAAAGPQPPTAHPYPPRA from the coding sequence ATGAACGTCCCTCCCCGACCGGACCGCGGCGGGCCGACGCCTCCGGAAACCCAGCGGCTCCCGTCCCGCCCCGGGCACGGGGAGCCCGCCGGCGCACACGACGGCCTGCACGGGGACGCGCGCTCCGGCGCACCGGACGCCGCCCCGGGCGCCGAACCCGTGGAGCGGCTCTACCCCCTGGCCGCCTGGCGTACGCGGGCGTACGCGCGCGGCATCGACCTGCTCCTGGTCGCCCTGCCCGCACTGCTGCTGGCGCTCGTGCTCTCCCTGGCCTGGGTGGGCGTCCAGGCGGTCGGCTCCGGCGACACCACCGGTATCGGCGACCGGTACCCGCTCTTCCTGTCGGTGACCTTCTTCCTGCTCTACGCGGGCTATGAGACCCTCGCCCTCTCCCGCTGGCAGCAGACGCTGGGCAAGCGCCGCGTGGGACTCAGGGTCGCGCCCCAGGCCGGGAACGGCAGCCTGGGCGCCCTGCCGCTCGCCGCCCTGACGGTGCGCGCCGCGCTGCTGGCCCTGCCCTTCCTGCTGCTCTTCCTGTTCTTCAGCGCCGTCTGGTTCTGGTGGTTCCTGGTGGCGGTGACGGCGCTGCTCACCGGCGGGATGGCCGCCTGGAACCGGCCCAACCGGCAGGGACTGCACGACCGGATCGCTGGCACCGTGGTGCTCGACGTGGCCGCGGCGGGCCCGCAGCCCCCGACGGCGCACCCGTATCCGCCGCGGGCCTGA
- the uvrA gene encoding excinuclease ABC subunit UvrA codes for MVEQLVVRGAREHNLKDVSLDLPRDSMIVFTGLSGSGKSSLAFDTIFAEGQRRYVESLSAYARQFLGQMDKPDVDFIEGLSPAVSIDQKSTSRNPRSTVGTITEVYDYLRLLWARVGVPHCPECRREIARQTPQQIVDRVLEMEEGTRFQVLAPVVRGRKGEYVELFKDLQSKGYTRAVVDGQAVRLDEAPKLGRYDKHDIAVVVDRLSVKPSSRGRLTDSVETALKLAGGTIILDFVDVEAGDPDREKVFSEHLYCPYDDLSFEQLEPRSFSFNAPYGACAECSGLGTRMEVDPELLVPDPEKTLAEGAIGPWSGGPNSGYWERILKAVGEAIGFDLDTPWERLPRRARKALLEGHDTQVHVSYRNRYGRNRSYYTEFEGVIPWVKRRHSETESDYGRERLEGYMRTVPCPTCEGTRLKPVVLAVTVGGKSIAEVAQMPLSDSAAFLAGLTLSERDAVIAAQVLKEINARLGFLLDVGLDYLSLARSSGSLSGGEAQRIRLATQIGSGLVGVLYVLDEPSIGLHQRDNARLLETLQRLRDIGNTLIVVEHDEDTIRAADWVVDIGPGAGEHGGHVVVSGIVDELLTSEDSLTGEYLSGKRGIEVPVERRPLTRGHELVVRGARENNLHGVDVAFPLGVFTAVTGVSGSGKSTLVNEILYKALAKELNGARDVPGRHLRVNGMNKVDKVVHVDQSPIGRTPRSNPATYSGVFDHIRKLFAQTTDAKTRGYQPGRFSFNVKGGRCEACSGDGTLKIEMQFLPDVYVPCEVCHGARYNRETLQVRYKGKNISEVLNMPISEALEFFEPINAIRRHLQTLADVGLGYVRLGQPATTLSGGEAQRVKLAAELQRRSTGRTVYVLDEPTTGLHFEDIRKLLGVLNRLTDTGNTVIVIEHNLDVIKTADHVIDMGPEGGSGGGTVVAQGTPEEVAAVAESYTGRFLAKML; via the coding sequence ATGGTCGAACAACTGGTAGTCCGGGGAGCCCGGGAGCACAACCTCAAGGACGTCTCGCTGGACCTGCCGCGCGACTCCATGATCGTGTTCACCGGCCTGTCCGGTTCGGGCAAGTCGTCGCTGGCCTTCGACACGATCTTCGCCGAGGGCCAGCGGCGCTACGTGGAGTCGCTGTCGGCCTACGCCCGCCAGTTCCTGGGGCAGATGGACAAGCCGGACGTGGACTTCATCGAGGGCCTGTCCCCGGCGGTGTCCATCGACCAGAAGTCCACCAGCCGCAACCCCCGCTCCACAGTCGGCACCATCACCGAGGTCTACGACTACCTGCGGCTGCTGTGGGCGCGCGTCGGCGTCCCGCACTGTCCCGAGTGCCGCCGCGAGATCGCCCGCCAGACCCCGCAGCAGATCGTGGACCGCGTCCTGGAGATGGAGGAGGGCACCCGCTTCCAGGTGCTCGCCCCCGTCGTGCGCGGACGCAAGGGCGAGTACGTCGAGCTGTTCAAGGACCTGCAGTCCAAGGGCTACACCCGCGCGGTGGTGGACGGGCAGGCCGTGCGCCTGGACGAGGCGCCCAAGCTGGGCCGCTACGACAAGCACGACATCGCCGTGGTCGTGGACCGCCTCAGCGTCAAGCCCTCCTCCCGCGGGCGCCTGACCGACTCGGTGGAGACGGCGCTCAAGCTGGCCGGGGGCACCATCATCCTGGACTTCGTGGACGTGGAGGCCGGGGACCCCGACCGCGAGAAGGTCTTCTCCGAGCACCTGTACTGCCCTTACGACGACCTGTCCTTCGAACAGCTCGAACCGCGCTCCTTCTCCTTCAACGCCCCCTACGGCGCCTGCGCCGAGTGCTCGGGCCTGGGCACCCGCATGGAGGTCGACCCCGAACTCCTGGTCCCCGACCCCGAGAAGACGCTGGCCGAGGGCGCCATCGGCCCCTGGTCCGGCGGGCCCAACAGCGGCTACTGGGAGCGCATCCTCAAGGCGGTGGGCGAGGCGATCGGCTTCGACCTGGACACCCCCTGGGAGCGGCTGCCGCGCCGCGCGCGCAAGGCCCTGCTGGAGGGGCACGACACCCAGGTCCACGTCAGCTACCGCAACAGGTACGGGCGCAACCGCTCCTACTACACCGAGTTCGAGGGCGTCATCCCCTGGGTCAAGCGCCGCCACTCCGAGACCGAGAGCGACTACGGCCGCGAACGGCTGGAGGGGTACATGCGCACCGTGCCCTGCCCGACCTGCGAGGGCACCCGCCTCAAGCCGGTCGTGCTCGCGGTGACCGTGGGCGGCAAGTCCATCGCCGAGGTGGCCCAGATGCCGCTCAGCGACAGCGCGGCCTTCCTGGCCGGGCTCACGCTCTCCGAGCGCGACGCGGTCATCGCGGCCCAGGTGCTCAAGGAGATCAACGCCCGGCTCGGCTTCCTGCTCGACGTCGGCCTGGACTACCTGAGCCTGGCGCGCTCCTCGGGCTCGCTCTCGGGCGGGGAGGCCCAGCGCATCCGCCTGGCCACCCAGATCGGCTCCGGCCTGGTGGGCGTGCTGTACGTGCTGGACGAGCCCTCCATCGGCCTGCACCAGCGCGACAACGCGCGCCTGCTGGAGACCCTCCAGCGCCTGCGCGACATCGGCAACACGCTCATCGTCGTGGAGCACGACGAGGACACCATCCGCGCCGCCGACTGGGTCGTGGACATCGGCCCCGGCGCGGGTGAGCACGGCGGCCACGTCGTGGTCTCGGGGATCGTGGACGAGCTGCTCACCTCCGAGGACTCCCTCACCGGCGAGTACCTGTCCGGCAAGCGCGGCATCGAGGTGCCCGTGGAGCGCCGCCCCCTCACCCGGGGGCACGAGCTGGTGGTCCGGGGAGCGCGCGAGAACAACCTCCACGGGGTCGACGTCGCCTTCCCGCTGGGCGTGTTCACCGCCGTCACCGGCGTGTCCGGCTCGGGCAAGTCCACCCTGGTCAACGAGATCCTCTACAAGGCGCTGGCCAAGGAGCTCAACGGGGCGCGCGACGTGCCCGGCCGCCACCTGCGGGTCAACGGCATGAACAAGGTCGACAAGGTCGTGCACGTGGACCAGAGCCCCATCGGGCGGACCCCGCGCTCCAACCCGGCCACCTACTCGGGGGTCTTCGACCACATCCGCAAGCTGTTCGCGCAGACCACCGACGCCAAGACGCGCGGCTACCAGCCGGGCCGGTTCTCCTTCAACGTCAAGGGCGGCCGCTGCGAGGCCTGCTCCGGCGACGGCACGCTCAAGATCGAGATGCAGTTCCTGCCCGACGTCTACGTGCCCTGCGAGGTGTGCCACGGCGCCCGGTACAACCGGGAGACCCTCCAGGTCCGCTACAAGGGCAAGAACATCTCCGAGGTCCTCAACATGCCGATCTCGGAGGCCCTGGAGTTCTTCGAGCCGATCAACGCCATCCGCCGCCACCTCCAGACCCTGGCCGACGTCGGCCTGGGCTACGTGCGGCTGGGCCAGCCCGCCACGACGCTGTCGGGCGGTGAGGCGCAGCGGGTCAAGCTCGCCGCCGAACTCCAGCGCCGCTCCACCGGGCGGACGGTGTACGTGCTCGACGAGCCCACGACCGGCCTGCACTTCGAGGACATCCGCAAGCTGCTGGGCGTGCTCAACCGCCTGACCGACACCGGCAACACGGTGATCGTCATCGAGCACAACCTCGACGTCATCAAGACGGCCGACCACGTCATCGACATGGGCCCCGAGGGCGGCTCCGGTGGCGGCACCGTGGTCGCGCAGGGAACCCCGGAGGAGGTCGCCGCGGTGGCCGAGTCCTACACCGGGCGTTTCCTGGCCAAGATGCTCTGA
- a CDS encoding TerC family protein, translated as MNVPLWVWVATIGAMVAILVIDLIIVDHPWSKTKGPQEFGMKQAAWWAAFYIGIAIIFGFGVWYFGGGGAGAEYFAGFVTEKSLSIDNLFVFYLLMGSFAVPKKYQHEVLLVGIVIALVMRGIFIVLGAQVINAWSEVFYLFGAFLIYTGYKIVRDHMKGDEEEKDFTQTPVVRLLKRFWPVTDDYHGAHLTVKLDGRRHITPMLLVIVAIGMIDLVFAVDSIPAIFGLTQDAYIVFTANAFALLGLRQLYFLLAGLMDRLAYISWGLSAIMVFIGVKMILHALHENGVHVPEVGIGLSLTVILGIMTITIVGSLIKSRADERKNPELKTERDPSVDSPADRS; from the coding sequence GTGAACGTTCCCTTGTGGGTGTGGGTCGCCACGATCGGCGCCATGGTCGCCATCCTGGTGATCGACCTCATCATCGTCGACCATCCCTGGAGCAAGACGAAGGGGCCCCAGGAGTTCGGCATGAAGCAGGCCGCCTGGTGGGCGGCCTTCTACATCGGCATCGCCATCATCTTCGGCTTCGGTGTCTGGTACTTCGGCGGAGGCGGCGCGGGCGCCGAGTACTTCGCCGGGTTCGTCACCGAGAAGAGCCTGAGCATCGACAACCTCTTCGTGTTCTACCTCCTGATGGGCTCCTTCGCGGTGCCCAAGAAGTACCAGCACGAGGTCCTGCTCGTCGGCATCGTCATCGCGCTGGTCATGCGCGGCATCTTCATCGTCCTGGGCGCCCAGGTCATCAACGCCTGGAGCGAGGTCTTCTACCTCTTCGGCGCCTTCCTGATCTACACCGGTTACAAGATCGTCCGCGACCACATGAAGGGCGACGAGGAGGAGAAGGACTTCACCCAGACCCCGGTGGTCCGCCTCCTCAAGCGCTTCTGGCCGGTGACCGACGACTACCACGGCGCCCACCTCACCGTGAAGCTCGACGGCCGCCGCCACATCACGCCGATGCTGCTGGTCATCGTCGCGATCGGCATGATCGACCTGGTCTTCGCCGTCGACTCCATCCCGGCGATCTTCGGTCTGACCCAGGACGCCTACATCGTCTTCACCGCCAACGCCTTCGCCCTGCTGGGCCTGCGCCAGCTGTACTTCCTGCTGGCCGGTCTGATGGACCGCCTGGCCTACATCAGCTGGGGCCTGTCGGCGATCATGGTCTTCATCGGCGTCAAGATGATCCTGCACGCCCTGCACGAGAACGGCGTGCACGTGCCCGAGGTCGGCATCGGCCTGTCGCTGACCGTCATCCTGGGCATCATGACCATCACCATCGTCGGCAGCCTGATCAAGTCCCGCGCCGACGAGCGCAAGAACCCCGAGCTCAAGACCGAGCGCGACCCCTCCGTCGACTCCCCGGCGGACCGCTCCTGA
- a CDS encoding glycosyltransferase family 4 protein, translating to MNARIALVIGTSSGGVGRHVRSLGAGLAARGHRVAVLGPASAEREFGFTSEGMRFSPVGIGAAPSAGDPGAVLRLRALTRGADVVHAHGLRAGALCALAGASPLVVTAHNAPPLVRGALSAAYPVLERIVAHRADVVLGVSGDLVRRLRSVGARDARLAVVAAPETGAPVNGREATRADLAVLPERPLLLTVARLAEQKGLDMLLAAAPAIADRRPEPVVAIAGDGPLWGQLHDTAAEMRADVRMLGHRADVADLLAAADVFCLTSQWEGPSLVIMEALRAGLPVVSTRVGGIPDLYSGTVLMVPPGDPAAFAAAVGRVLDDPALAEDLRARSREAAKALPSEEDAVEAAAGVYKTVLRR from the coding sequence TTGAACGCCAGGATCGCGCTGGTCATCGGTACCAGCAGTGGAGGGGTGGGCCGCCATGTGCGCTCGCTGGGCGCGGGCCTGGCCGCGCGCGGCCACCGGGTGGCGGTGCTGGGCCCGGCCTCCGCCGAGCGCGAGTTCGGCTTCACCTCGGAGGGCATGCGCTTCTCCCCGGTCGGCATCGGAGCGGCGCCCTCCGCGGGCGATCCCGGCGCGGTGCTGCGCCTGCGCGCCCTGACCCGGGGCGCGGACGTGGTCCACGCGCACGGGCTGCGGGCCGGGGCCCTGTGCGCGCTGGCCGGCGCCTCTCCGCTGGTGGTGACCGCGCACAACGCGCCGCCGCTGGTGCGGGGGGCGCTGTCGGCGGCCTACCCGGTGCTGGAGCGGATCGTGGCGCACCGGGCGGACGTGGTGCTGGGGGTGTCGGGCGACCTGGTGCGCAGGCTGCGCTCGGTCGGGGCGCGCGACGCGCGGCTGGCGGTGGTGGCCGCTCCCGAGACCGGCGCTCCGGTGAACGGGCGCGAGGCCACCCGGGCCGACCTGGCGGTGCTGCCGGAGCGGCCGCTGCTGCTGACCGTCGCCCGCCTGGCCGAGCAGAAGGGGTTGGACATGCTCCTGGCGGCGGCGCCTGCCATCGCCGACCGCCGCCCCGAACCGGTGGTGGCGATCGCCGGGGACGGGCCCCTGTGGGGGCAGCTGCACGACACGGCCGCGGAGATGCGCGCGGACGTGCGCATGCTGGGGCACCGCGCGGACGTGGCGGACCTGCTGGCGGCGGCGGACGTGTTCTGCCTGACCAGCCAGTGGGAGGGGCCCTCACTGGTGATCATGGAGGCGTTGCGCGCGGGGCTGCCGGTGGTCTCCACGCGGGTCGGCGGCATCCCGGACCTGTACTCGGGGACGGTGCTGATGGTGCCGCCGGGGGATCCCGCGGCCTTCGCCGCCGCCGTGGGCCGGGTGCTGGACGACCCGGCGCTGGCCGAGGACCTGCGGGCGCGCTCGCGCGAGGCGGCCAAGGCGCTGCCGAGCGAGGAGGACGCGGTGGAGGCCGCCGCGGGCGTGTACAAGACGGTGCTGCGGCGGTGA
- the murJ gene encoding murein biosynthesis integral membrane protein MurJ, which translates to MSRTIQGVTRGVGTAAALIAVVTVGARLAGFGRTVVFSQTVGDTCLGTAYVTANQLPAVLFEIVIGGALTAVVVPVLAAAAERGDREQVRHTASALITWVLLLAVPLSALLALVSVPAMALMLGAGQGCDRGALLGLSARMLAVFAPQIVLYGLASVLYGVLQSHRRFLAPALAPLVSSLVVIAAYVAFVPLGADHRQDVAGLPLAAELALSLGTTAGAAALFLTVVGPARRLRVRSRPRLTFPPGVGGRVRSLALASLLPLAAMQLCLLLFVALANRGGGAGAAVLHTYAWALFTLPYGVIAVPIATSAFTALAVAHAEHDRRGYASLVSGGARACVVVTAGVGTALAAAAAPVALVFAQHDPLTLERALLAYAPGVVGFGLVALLSRALYASHHGRLAATAQVVGWLVVMLCAVVLVWTLPQGWSIAGLGAASTVGLSLAAALLCVAVARTHGRAALTGVARSVLAAALGGVVGWTAGRAVAAALPADGVWQTVAAAAVAATAALALYAAVAAVVDRPAVRAVADRVGTVLERRRERR; encoded by the coding sequence GTGTCCCGTACCATCCAGGGGGTGACGCGCGGAGTAGGCACGGCGGCGGCGCTCATCGCGGTGGTCACCGTGGGGGCCAGGCTGGCGGGGTTCGGGCGCACCGTGGTCTTCTCCCAGACCGTCGGCGACACCTGTCTGGGCACCGCCTACGTCACCGCCAACCAGCTGCCCGCCGTCCTGTTCGAGATCGTCATCGGCGGGGCGCTCACCGCCGTGGTCGTCCCGGTGCTGGCCGCCGCCGCCGAGCGCGGCGACCGCGAGCAGGTGCGCCACACCGCCTCGGCGCTCATCACCTGGGTCCTGCTGCTGGCCGTGCCGCTGTCGGCGCTGCTCGCCCTGGTCTCGGTCCCGGCGATGGCGCTCATGCTGGGCGCGGGCCAGGGCTGCGACCGGGGCGCGCTGCTCGGGCTGTCCGCCCGCATGCTCGCGGTCTTCGCCCCGCAGATCGTCCTCTACGGTCTGGCCTCGGTGCTCTACGGCGTCCTGCAGTCCCACCGCCGCTTCCTGGCCCCGGCCCTGGCCCCGCTGGTGTCCAGCCTGGTGGTCATCGCCGCCTACGTGGCCTTCGTGCCGCTGGGAGCCGACCACCGCCAGGACGTGGCGGGCCTGCCGCTGGCGGCCGAGCTCGCCCTGTCCCTGGGCACCACCGCCGGGGCGGCGGCGCTCTTCCTCACGGTCGTGGGGCCCGCCCGGCGGCTGCGGGTGCGGTCCCGGCCGCGCCTGACCTTCCCGCCCGGGGTGGGCGGGCGCGTGCGCTCCCTGGCGCTGGCCTCCCTGCTGCCGCTGGCGGCCATGCAGCTGTGCCTGCTGCTGTTCGTGGCCCTGGCCAACCGGGGCGGCGGCGCGGGCGCGGCCGTGCTCCACACCTACGCCTGGGCCCTGTTCACCCTGCCCTACGGGGTGATCGCGGTGCCCATCGCCACCAGCGCGTTCACCGCCCTGGCGGTCGCGCACGCCGAACACGACCGGCGGGGGTACGCCTCCCTGGTGTCGGGCGGCGCCCGCGCCTGCGTGGTGGTCACCGCGGGGGTGGGCACCGCCCTGGCCGCCGCCGCGGCCCCGGTGGCCCTGGTCTTCGCCCAGCACGATCCGCTGACCCTGGAGCGCGCCCTGCTCGCCTACGCTCCCGGGGTGGTGGGATTCGGGCTGGTGGCCCTGCTCAGCCGTGCCCTGTACGCCTCGCACCACGGGCGCCTGGCCGCCACGGCCCAGGTGGTGGGGTGGCTGGTGGTGATGTTGTGTGCTGTGGTGTTGGTGTGGACCTTGCCGCAGGGCTGGTCCATCGCCGGGCTGGGCGCGGCCAGCACGGTCGGCCTGAGCCTGGCCGCGGCCCTGCTGTGCGTAGCGGTGGCGCGCACGCACGGGCGCGCGGCCCTGACGGGTGTGGCGCGCTCGGTACTGGCCGCGGCGCTGGGCGGTGTGGTCGGGTGGACCGCGGGGCGCGCGGTGGCCGCGGCCCTGCCCGCGGACGGCGTGTGGCAGACGGTGGCGGCGGCCGCGGTGGCGGCGACGGCGGCGCTGGCCCTCTACGCGGCCGTCGCGGCGGTGGTGGACCGTCCGGCGGTGCGTGCCGTCGCCGACCGGGTCGGGACCGTACTCGAACGCAGGAGGGAGAGGCGTTGA